From the genome of Pelobates fuscus isolate aPelFus1 chromosome 6, aPelFus1.pri, whole genome shotgun sequence, one region includes:
- the NPY1R gene encoding neuropeptide Y receptor type 1 → MNFSTYQENQSLDTTILANSSLPAAIADECSLPLAIVFTLALAYGAVIILGLSGNLALIIIILKQKEMRNVTNILIVNLSFSDLLATIMCLPFTLVYTLMDHWIFGEAMCKLNEYVQCISVTVSIFSLVLIAVERHQLIINPRGWRPSNRHACIGITAIWIVSITGSLPFIIYSNLTDEPFQNISVDFYVGKYVCIQQFPNEQFRLFYNTLLFVIQYLGPLCFIFVCYTKIFLRLRKRNNMMDKMRDNKYRSSETKRINIMLLSIVVGFALCWLPFFIFNLVFDWNYAAIEMCSHNLLFLICHLTAMISTCVNPIFYGFLNKNFQRDLQFFFNFCDFRSREDDYETIAMSTMHTDVSKTSLKQASPIA, encoded by the exons ATGAATTTCTCCACATATCAAGAAAACCAGTCCCTTGATACAACCATCCTCGCTAACAGTTCGCTTCCAGCTGCAATTGCTGATGAATGTAGCTTGCCTTTGGCAATTGTTTTTACTTTAGCACTTGCCTATGGAGCTGTTATAATTCTTGGACTTTCTGGAAATTTGGctcttattataataatattaaagcaaAAAGAAATGCGCAATGTCACCAACATCCTCATAGTAAACCTTTCATTTTCGGACTTGTTAGCAACAATTATGTGCCTCCCTTTTACCCTTGTTTATACCCTCATGGATCACTGGATTTTTGGGGAAGCTATGTGTAAGCTAAATGAGTATGTGCAGTGTATTTCTGTGACAGTTTCCATTTTTTCATTGGTTCTGATTGCTGTCGAACGTCATCAACTGATCATAAACCCTCGTGGATGGAGACCTAGCAATAGGCATGCTTGCATTGGAATCACAGCAATATGGATTGTATCAATAACTGGATCATTGCCTTTCATAATTTATAGCAATTTAACTGATGAACCATTCCAAAACATAAGTGTTGACTTCTATGTTGGAAAATATGTGTGCATTCAACAGTTCCCAAATGAACAATTCCGGCTGTTTTACAACACTCTGCTTTTTGTGATTCAGTACCTGGGACCTCTTTGTTTTATATTCGTATGCTACACGAAG ATATTTCTAAGATTAAGAAAGAGAAATAATATGATGGACAAGATGAGAGATAACAAGTACAGATCGAGTGAAACGAAAAGAATCAACATCATGCTTTTATCTATTGTAGTTGGATTCGCACTTTGTTGGCTTCCTTTCTTCATCTTTAACTTGGTGTTCGATTGGAACTATGCAGCCATCGAAATGTGTAGCCATAATCTATTATTTTTGATTTGCCACCTTACTGCAATGATCTCCACGTGTGTGAATCCGATATTCTATGGTTTCCTCAACAAAAACTTTCAGAGGGATTTacaatttttctttaatttttgtgATTTTAGATCTAGAGAAGATGATTATGAAACTATAGCTATGTCTACAATGCACACTGATGTTTCTAAAACATCTTTGAAGCAAGCAAGCCCAATAGCATAA